One region of Helicoverpa zea isolate HzStark_Cry1AcR chromosome 24, ilHelZeax1.1, whole genome shotgun sequence genomic DNA includes:
- the LOC124642412 gene encoding heme oxygenase 1, translated as MTENGDLFTTRMRKATRKIHNISDALVNAKFALSLRDEEVWGGGLFIFYHIFGFLEDAKERLRMPDFDKLFVNKALYRKKAFEDDLTHYLGENWRSIPKAMALENYIEHLQELERSSPQLLMAYVYHLYLGLLSGGQILAKKRRVFGDENSKTVTYTDKVTDFTGTDITQLKKDFRQAMNEIADKMTEEEKEAFIEESNQVFVMNNLIVNSVGGQNKVLYNLLYKFSAVVLVVASVIAAYRIYK; from the exons ATGACGGAGAACGGTGATTTATTTACGACTCGCATGCGAAAAGCTACAAGAAAAATACACAACATCAGTGATGCTCTCGTCAACGCAAAATTCGCTCTCT cATTACGTGATGAGGAAGTATGGGGCGGTGGACTGTTCATATTCTACCACATCTTTGGTTTCCTAGAAGATGCTAAGGAGAGGCTGCGTATGCCTGATTTTGACAAACTATTTGTCAATAAAGCTCTGTACAG GAAGAAAGCATTTGAAGATGACTTGACACACTACTTGGGCGAGAACTGGCGGTCCATACCCAAAGCCATGGCTCTAGAGAACTACATTGAGCACCTGCAAGAGTTGGAACGGTCCAGCCCCCAGTTGCTGATGGCTTATGTATACCATTTGTACTTGGGACTGTTGAGTGGTGGCCAAATTCTGGCTAAGAAACGCAGGGTGTTTGGCgatg AAAACTCCAAAACCGTAACATACACAGACAAAGTGACAGATTTCACCGGAACCGACATCACGCAGCTAAAGAAAGATTTCAGACAAGCCATGAATGAGATAGCAGATAAAATGACTGAGGAAGAAAAGGAAGCATTTATTGAGGAGAGCAACCAAGTATTTGTTATGAACAACTTGATTGTCAACTCTGTGGGAGGACAGAATAAGGTCTTATATAACTTGTTATATAAATTCTCAGCTGTTGTTTTAGTTGTGGCCAGTGTTATTGCAGCGTATAGAATTTATAAGTGA